In one window of bacterium DNA:
- a CDS encoding DUF2007 domain-containing protein, whose protein sequence is MSKCPRCDFEVAEPVDVCPKCQLDLKDATKDFDKGPFVALLTAETENEAEMVLGLLLDAGIPAWVHTHGTSGVYPFTVGEQSLTEVMVPADKLDIANAVLASESQVSDEELEQDALTSGENLPEEIKDRI, encoded by the coding sequence ATGTCTAAATGTCCACGATGCGATTTCGAAGTTGCAGAACCGGTCGATGTATGCCCGAAATGTCAATTAGATTTGAAAGATGCGACAAAGGATTTTGATAAAGGCCCCTTTGTAGCGCTTCTTACGGCTGAGACCGAGAATGAAGCGGAGATGGTACTAGGGCTGCTTCTGGATGCGGGAATACCGGCATGGGTGCACACTCACGGCACTTCAGGGGTTTACCCTTTCACTGTTGGCGAGCAAAGTTTAACCGAAGTGATGGTTCCCGCTGATAAGCTTGACATCGCCAATGCGGTGCTTGCCTCGGAATCGCAAGTCAGCGATGAGGAGCTTGAGCAAGATGCGCTCACTTCCGGCGAGAACCTTCCAGAGGAAATCAAAGACAGAATCTAA